In the genome of Equus asinus isolate D_3611 breed Donkey chromosome 9, EquAss-T2T_v2, whole genome shotgun sequence, one region contains:
- the WNT9A gene encoding protein Wnt-9a: protein MLDGPLLARWLAAAFALTLLLAALRPSAAYFGLTGSEPLTILPLTLEPEAAAHAHYKACDRLKLERKQRRMCRRDPGVAETLVEAVSMSALECQYQFRFERWNCTLEGRYRASLLKRGFKETAFLYAISSAGLTHALAKACSAGRMERCTCDEAPDLENREAWQWGGCGDNLKYSSKFVKEFLGRRSSKDLRARVDFHNNLVGVKVIKAGVETTCKCHGVSGSCTVRTCWRQLAPFHEVGKRLKHKYETALKVGSTTNEATGEAGAISPPRGRAPGTGGGDPLPRTPELVHLDDSPSFCLAGRFSPGTAGRRCHREKNCESICCGRGHNTQSRVVTRPCQCQVRWCCYVECRQCTQREEVYTCKG, encoded by the exons GCTGACGGGCAGCGAGCCCCTGACCATCCTCCCGCTGACCCTGGAGCCAGAGGCCGCCGCCCACGCACACTACAAGGCCTGCGACCGGCTGAAGCTGGAGCGGAAGCAGCGGCGCATGTGCCGGCGGGACCCGGGTGTGGCCGAGACGCTGGTGGAGGCGGTCAGCATGAGCGCGCTTGAGTGCCAGTACCAGTTCCGGTTCGAGCGCTGGAACTGCACCTTGGAGGGCCGCTACCGGGCCAGCCTGCTCAAGCGCG GCTTCAAGGAGACTGCCTTCCTCTATGCCATCTCCTCGGCCGGCCTGACGCATGCGCTGGCCAAGGCCTGCAGCGCTGGCCGCATGGAGCGCTGCACGTGCGACGAGGCCCCGGACCTGGAGAACCGCGAGGCCTGGCAGTGGGGTGGCTGCGGGGACAACCTCAAGTACAGCAGCAAGTTCGTCAAGGAGTTTCTGGGCCGGAGGTCGAGCAAGGACTTGCGGGCGCGTGTGGACTTCCACAACAACCTCGTGGGTGTGAAG gtGATCAAGGCCGGAGTGGAGACCACGTGCAAGTGCCACGGCGTGTCGGGCTCCTGCACCGTGAGGACGTGCTGGCGGCAGCTGGCGCCCTTCCATGAGGTGGGCAAGCGCCTGAAGCACAAGTATGAGACCGCCCTCAAGGTGGGCAGCACCACCAATGAGGCCACGGGCGAGGCAGGCGCCATCTCCCCGCCGCGGGGCCGGGCCCCAGGGACAGGTGGTGGTGACCCCCTGCCCCGCACACCAGAGCTTGTGCACCTGGACGACTCGCCCAGCTTCTGCCTGGCTGGCCGCTTCTCCCCGGGCACCGCTGGCCGCAGGTGCCACCGAGAGAAGAACTGTGAGAGCATCTGCTGTGGTCGTGGCCACAACACGCAGAGCAGAGTGGTGACACGGCCCTGCCAGTGCCAGGTGCGCTGGTGCTGCTACGTGGAGTGCAGGCAGTGCACGCAGCGGGAGGAGGTCTATACCTGCAAGGGCTGA